The following coding sequences lie in one Lolium perenne isolate Kyuss_39 chromosome 2, Kyuss_2.0, whole genome shotgun sequence genomic window:
- the LOC127328964 gene encoding uncharacterized protein, which translates to MAGKIPPPLPPIPPSAQSVAPPSLRSTSPTMAKLTPSLQQQIGEEVPAAGDVLGDPQLQVGGEPKMSSKIHGKLPKKIRKKKSIDACGELQRASDVRDSNEVTTSLPLSKKSAKKVTIKNQIKVQLHGPKDHFRRLVVAQEQKRLPN; encoded by the exons ATGGCCGGCAAAATTCCACCGCCGCTCCCTCCGATCCCTCCCTCCGCTCAATCAGtagcccctccctccctccgcTCCACTTCTCCCACCATGGCCAAGCTCACGCCGTCCCTTCAGCAGCAGATCGGAGAGGAGGTCCCGGCGGCCGGCGATGTTCTTGGGGATCCTCAACTACAGGTCGGTGGGGAGCCAAAGATGTCCAGCAAAATTCATGGGAAGCTGCCGAAGAAGATCCGCAAGAAG AAGTCCATTGATGCATGTGGGGAGCTGCAGCGGGCCAGCGACGTCCGTGACAGTAACGAGGTTACCACGTCACTTCCATTATCAAAGAAGAGCGCCAAGAAG GTTACAATAAAAAATCAGATAAAAGTCCAACTGCATGGACCAAAAGACCACTTTCGGAGGCTAGTGGTAGCTCAAGAGCAAAAAAGGCTGCCAAATTGA